TTTACAAAATGTGATGTATTTACTCTTATCCTATTTTAAAGTGATTAATGATTCCAAATTAAAAGGCTAAAACAGTAAACCAAAATGGTTGGAAAATGTTTAATGGGGGGAAGGGGGACAAATCGCCCCTTtggaaataaagaaaagcGCCGGTAATTAAGATtcaaaagcaagaaaagaagttgataaagaagagaattgaacgacaaattttaaatttccgTTCCCAAACTCTGCCTTCTTCAGTTTCACCCTCCGTCCCATGAGTTGACGCAACGCACACCTTTTGGTTTTAAGCTTCCACATCAACATGACCGCTTCCTCCTCGTCTACAATGGCGACCCTCATTCGCCCTCAAGACTATGCCCACAGCCCCCTCCACTACGCCCTCGCCTTAGCCGATCATGCTACCCTCAATAAGATTCTCTCCACCCTCCCTAAATTGTGTGACCCTATTCGAATTCAATCTGAATCCCAATCCCTCGCTCAAGAACACCTAGCTGAACAAATCTCCGCTGCACTCGACCGCCGTGACAACCCCCTCAAAGAGACCCCGCTACACCTTGCCGTCCGCCTTAATGACCCAACCGCCGCTCGCGCACTTGCCGCCGCTGGTGCCAACATATCCCTTCAGAATGCTGCCGGCTGGAATCCACTCCAGGAAGCACTCCTCCGCCGCTGCCCTGAGATCGTAGCCCCCCTCGTCCAACACCACCATCTCTCCGCCTGGTCTAAGTGGCGTCGACGCCTTCCACGCCTTGTAGCCGGACTTCGTCGTATGCGCGATTTCTATATGGAGATCTCCTTCCATTTCGAGAGCTCCATCGTGCCTTTCGTTGGCAAAATAGCTCCTTCTGACACCTACAAAATATGGAAGCGCGATGGAAATCTACGGGCCGACACCTCACTCGCCGGCTACGACGGCCTCAAAATCCAACGCGCCAACCAGagctttcttttcttaaacGACTTTGATTACGATAACACCACTGACATCGACGTACCCCAGGGCTCCCTCCTTATCCTCAACCACGATGAGAAAAAAATCTACGACGCATTTGAGAATGCGGGAAATCCATTGTCTGACTCCGACATTTCGAGTTTTTGCAATCAAACCAGCGTTTATCGCCCCGGAATGGACGTAACCAAAGCGGAATTAGTCGGCCGTACGAATTGGAGACGCCAAGACAAAATGGAAAATGTTGGGGAGTGGAAAGCTAGAGTTTATGAGATGCACAACGTAACGTTTACTTTCCGTTCCCGCAAAGTGAACGCCGCCGAGCACAAAGAGGATGCATTCTCTCCAACGTGCGTGTTGCCCTTGGAGATTGATGAGGAGTCGGATGATGGTTTCATAGTGGCGGAGAATCCGAGATATAGCGTGTGTAACGACAGGCAGCGCCGGCACAGCAGTTTTGTGAGGGAGGAGAGGGAGTTCGTAACGGTGTCACGGAAGAGTGTTGATATAATTCCAGTTGATTCAAGGAGGAGGGCTGCGCCGCCTTATGCGGGGGACAGGTTGGTGGCGCCGCCGCCGACGAAGGAGAAGGAGTACGCGAAGAGTTTGCGGCCGATGGTTTGGTTAACGGAACAGTTTCCGCTGAAGACGGAGGAGTTGCTACCGTTACTGGATATCTTAGTGAACAAAGTTAAGGCCGTTAGGCGCATGCGGGAGCTTCTGACGACGACGTTTCCACCGGGGACATTTCCAGTAAAGGTGAGGTCAAAATCGGCAACACAGACCTCTCTCAGTGGGCCAGCCCCGGTTTTCTAATTCAGTGAAAGCTTTTGTTTGATTCTGGTTTACTTTGCTTTTAATTCATTCTTTTCATGCATTATGAGTAACAACGCTCTTTCCCAAGCTTTAACAAGGTTTTGTCGATTTGACGTGGAACCATCTCATTGGTTTTCTTATGGGACCAGGAACTCCAATGTTGTAATTCCACGTAggcaattaaaaaaattggaaaatataaaatattgctaCAATGGATATATGTAGTCTTGAATTGATTCTAAAAACGCTTCTGCTGTTGAATCAGGTGGCGATTCCTGTGGTTCCTACAGTGAGAGTGGTGATTACATTCACAAAATTCGTAGAGCTGCAGCCGGTTGAAAAGTTCTACACTCCACTCTCAAGTCCAAGGCAATTTGTGAACGGCAGAGGGAGCGAAGAAGAGAGTACAAGCGGTGATAATGACAGCTACTTCTCATTCTCATCGTCGTGGCTGAGGGACGGCAGCCAACTCCGACAGAGTAGTAGCAGTGGGCAGGGGGCGGTTGATCCGTTCGCAATCCCAAGTGGGTACAGTTGGAGTAGTTTCGATGAGAAGAAtaggaaaatgaagaaatcaaAGTCGACAAGGAGAACCAAGTGAATGAATGGTATTTTAACAGATATTGAATCAATTAACTACGACTACCCAGTTTGTTGTTTCTAGTTCTATTATTGATTTCTCGAAAGCACAAAACCTAGGCAAATAGCTTCTTTGTCCAAATAAAGATGTTGGAAGGAAAAGTGAAAAGGCAAATCTTTGACAAGTAGGAAACAGGATCATCTTCTCCCattactattatattattattaaaacaaagcAAAGTATTGTACACGCAATCAAGGAATGTAACGTCGTGATGTCTAATAATAGAACACAAGTAATCTGGCTGTAAATAAGTTTTACAGTAGAAAGGAAATGAGCAAATCATAACACTGAATTGGAGGGGAAGCTTCTGCTTGAATTTCCCAAGCTTGTACCAAATTCTCAAGAAGCGAGTGAGTACTGAGTATGAACCCAACggtttattttttcaaaatatactGAAAGTCAGTAGCTATAAATGATGTGAGAGGATGTGTTGAATTGAGAGAAAACAAGGGAGGGTAGGAGGAAAGGTGAGCGGCCGGCTGGCAATAGCTATAAAAAGGAATCTACCAAGGGACAACATATGCCGAACCAATACATTACATTGCTTAGAGAGAGGGTAAGGTATGAGTTGGCGTTTCTTCTTAATCAAAGAAGAGTAGAGAGAATTAGTTAAAAAAGGACAGCCTATCCACAtgctttcttctctttttaatcCCACTACATAGATCACAAACACACCCCCCTTATTTATATCTTCTCTTAAACTCCTCTCAAGGAATCCTCTGTTTCTTCATTCAGTCCATCTCAGCCCAATACAATCCTTCGTTTCTTCATTCCACGGATCTAAATCTAAGGCCCTCCTTACTATCTTCTTGCAaggttctctctctctctctctctgtatgtgtgtgtgttggttAATGTTCTGCTGCTACATCTCTCTATCTTATTGGTCCTTGCAGTCACTCTTAAATTCTTCTAGTCTTAGTAGATGCCAACCATTTTATCCAATGACACACATCATACTATGACAGCAacaattcatttttcaatccATGCATGTTTGGGAGCTTTATCAAAACCATCTATTTTTAGAGACAACAGAAACAACAAGAATTGATTGTATAATCTTTTATGCAGACAAGCAACTATGGCTACCGATGGGCCAAGCTGGGCAGATCAATGGGGTGAGGGAGGGTTTGGTGCCATCCcagatgaaaacaaaacaagcaGCAAAGATGTTGGAGCTGACAAGAAGCCAGCTTCAGCTGGATTTGGTAAGGCCAAATCAGTGGCCACGGCTGGTGCACAAAAGGTAAAGAACGGTACATCAATGGCCATTAAGTGGGTCAAAACTAAATGCCAAAAGAAAAGCTCTTCCACATGAACAACAGATGTATGATCATTGATGGAAACTTCTATGTTCTTGAATGACTGGTTTCAGTTGTCACTGATTGGCAAATGATATACTGCAGCATTAAGTTCTCAGCCGTTCAGTatcaataatttcatgatTCAATCAATCAATTGGAAATactgttttcttgttttcattttatagaGTTATCCTAGATGTGCCCACCATAGGAATTGGTAAACATATGTAAAACAGAAGGATGATGATACTCATAAATAAACTGGAATGAGAatccaattaatataaacagaTTGAATTCCATAACAGACCATATGCATGTAAGCTTCTCAAGGAGATATTAGGAAAATCAGGCAAGAATGCCAGACGCAGTCAATGCATGGAAGAgatatttacatttaaaatgCTATTTACAGAAACAGTGTCACCGCGCACACCAAATGTGTTCTCGCCACTGTAAGTCATGTAGAGAAACCCATCTTCATCCTTGTATTCGTCATAAATTGCAGACATCAGTGAAGCTgtatcaaatataaaacacaTTATAAgagaattcaaaatatttatgggacaaaattcaacataaaaatCACTCTCACCAGTTGGAGGCAGCATATTCGTGACAAAGACGAAGATAGCTTTCTCAGCGCTCAGCTTAATCCGCTTCCGGACCACATAAACAAACTGCCCCACAGTCAAATTAGCAGGAACAAGGTATCTGCAGACCAAAGAAAGAACAGTAATGTTGTATACTTCTAGCTCCCTTTGCTAGTTGATCAATATGCAAATAGCCATTCATTAATATTAGTCTTTTAATTTACAAGTTCACAATTAAAAAGCTTTATCATGCCTCCAGAAATAGATAAACATGGCTCCAAGGTGATAAACCTTTTGTTTAAAGACAGAAAGTGCCAACTGCCAAGGAATTCATAGAGTCCTTTGTAACAGATGCATCAAACACACTAACTTCAGCCAATGACAAGTCATTATCTCAGTTAAAATACCAGAGCCATAGGCCCATAACAGATGGAACATGTACTAGACTAATTCCATCCAATCTTAATAGCTGGTACAGTGCCTAAAATTCATTTGTGTGGAATCACCACTGAGAACACGAAGCACAAAAGAGAATTCCCAAGTATTCTCTGTAGTTATCTCACCAAGAAGAATGGCctttataaactataaataagaatttattcAAGCATTAACCAACCAtaaatttactcatttgctcactgaataaaaaattgaacaacaaattatttcaaacaaGAAACTAACACATTTTTGGAACATCCGAGAGGCCAAGTACTAccttttttagaatttttcaatcaCCTACCATATATGATTTCCACAGTCTGCATATACTTTCAGTTAAAACTGTATTGTAATTATACACAGACTAAGCACACCAAGTTTCACAGAGCTATATATGTTGAAGAACAATGGTGTTTACTTGTGAGGTCAATGCAACTTACTTTTTCTTATCAATGTCAGGAACATCACTTCTTTCTGCCTTCTCAACAATGACCTGAAAAGGTAAAATAGCagaagaaaaattaccaaCTACCACAAAAGTTTTAGCCTCAACAAATAATGAACAGCTCagtcaaaatacaaaacatcTCTTACTGGAATTCTATTGGGATACTTCTCTCTGATGCGAGTAGATTCTGCCTGTCTTCTCTCTGAGATGATGAGAAAGTAAAAATCATTAGTACATGACGGATAAGGACAGACTTAAATGAAGAAACCAAGCTCCCCAGCCACGCCAGAACATAAGATTTTAGTGCCATGTCCATTAAATTGGGTTTAAGGAAGAATAAACAGGAGTCATGAGGAATTATCCAACGTCAAGTAATCACAAACAAGCTTGCCGGGTGATCAGACAAGCTGGTAATTTATGTGGGAGGGTGCAAGTCCTCGTTCTTGCAATACATAATCAGCCCTCCAAAGCAACAATTACACAAAACAGTAAACACGAGATTCTTTCTCTCCCTTCCCcaatttatacatttactTATATCGGTACAGGGTAAATAAGGAAAAATCCAGAAACAAACGTCGTATCATAGGTTTtggaaggaaaaaaacaaacaacatACCCAGAGGGTGATCAAGCTTGAACGAGCTCTTGGCCATGGCAGGATTCGAATTTCTATCTCTCACTGCGAATTTCAAACATCCAAACAACATTACAAAACCCACAAAATCACTTCTTTCACAAAAAACCACAATCCATAACACCGACATACATTTAAAATGCAATCACTAGTCATCACATAtcatatttatgcatgcataCTTATTTTTCGCATAGAGAAGATAGGCAAAAACACATATTCACGCAAAATGGTTCGCTTTACCAAAGAAGCAAGAAAAGACACGATCTCAAAGGGGCTCGCGATATGATTGGATTGTTCGGAGAAAAGATGTCGAGATCAAGAAAacgagaaagaaagagagattGGGTTATAATGTAATGGTAGAGTAGACGAAGTGGAAATTGGTAAAGAAACAGAATCGGGTTTGTGATCCTTACACGAAATAGAGATCtgaaaagaaacaattttCTTCAATCTTGTACGGTACCGCGACGTGTTAAGCAATTTGAAACGCCGAACGCCGTCGTCTTAAAGGGGTCTGACTGCTATTGCGTGCCGAGTGATTTCCGCATCTTTCGCACCAAGACTCCACCCTCCCCccaattctattttaatttgctACCAATTCTCTGAGTTTGTCCCTATCCCAATTCTTATCGTTATCTACGGTATAACTACTGCcatattataattcttctattatttttaataattaataacatataatttgaattatacattaattaaattgattcattatttaatttaataaaaaatattaatataattataaaattattaaataaaaaaaataaggaatctttccgaattttgaaaagaaaatttcaatctGAGCACCATAAATGCAACCATCATAAATGATGTCGGGTCTTAGAAACCAAGGATAGTTGTACTATGGGCCTCACAACgcttgtaaattttattttattttgattgctatattttaattaattattatattttactctcGTTGCTAGCTTAGAATTCAGGGTATAGAAAAAGTAcccaatttgaaaattcatatactattattgaaattaaaatacaaaaattaggAAATTGTCTATGCGAGAGTAAGAGTGATAGGATAAGATGAGatgtcaaaataattaaggtatcaaaaattaaaatatacaccACCCGCGTACAACAATACTAACTAATTAATGCCTGATAGACTCAAGCTAATATATTCCcacaagaaatattatatttttatacccatgatttttaaaaattcaacaacCAATCAtgttaacaaaattaaatacccatcattttaattattaataaccttgaataatttgataggtttatatttttcttgaatatacatacatgtatatatgcCCATGACGTTGTTGAAGATGGGTGGTGTGCAAGCGTTGAAGAATGCAGAGGGAGGTGATGCAGTGGTCCATGGTGTTAAGGTATGTCTGATTTATAGAGGAGGCGTTGGCGCCTGAGGGTGTTCACGTGGTGCACAGAGTCCAATCCCTCAACACCTCACCTCGTCCCTCTGCGCTGCctatacttaaattttaaggTCCCAACCCAACCCAGGGACTGACTGACTTGCTGgtttaattacacaattatAGGGCACtcaattcaattcaaattattaatggCTGACTGTGGCTCTGGAGTTGGACCATCAACACCAACAAGAAGAAGCTTCAAGACCAGATGCCTGGCCGTTGCCAAAGAGCAGAGATCAAGGCTCTACATCATGAGAAGATGCATCTTCATGCTCATTTTTTGGCACAAGTATGATCATCACCATTCTGATCAATTCCACcctttgttttctttgcaCTGAACTACGTACCACCCAAttctcttcctcttttttaatttacttttctttgCAGTAAATTTGTGTTGacttgtaaaagaaaaatgggatTGTTGGAGTATAAATGAAAAAGGGTTGTTGAATGCAGTTGCTCTTGCTTATAAGAAGTTGAagtgagaaagagagagagagagagagaattaaGTGAGGGGGGCAAAAGGGTCACCAAATTCACGTGAAAACAATCAGTGTGGGGGGtggagagagaggaagaggTGGTGTCTACCTCGACAACAAAACAAACGTAATTATAAGCGACTAAGGTAGAGCAGTAATATTAGGCGGGATACAGTTGCAAACCCACATGAAGAGAGGGACAGTTCCTAATCCTGGGGCCGCCCCATCACCATCCATTCTGCTCGCCTCTTCCCATATTCTCAAACACTTGGTTTCTAACCTACACACACATGATCCGTACATACTATGATTTAGTGCTTAAAACCGAGCTCCGCCTCACCATGCCTGTTCAAATCATTAACGGAtatgaaaaaacaacaaatataatgtataataaaaaaagatatggtTCGAAAACAAGAAGACGGAACTCAAGAAGAAGCTTCTTAATATCTCTACATGAGTGTTAATTTGTTACAGCAAATATTGGATGGATGGGGGCCATAAATATTGACTTTAATTTTGTAGCCAATTCCTCCAGCAGTATGATATGGGGGCATATTAAAAGGGGCATGCCTCGCGATCCATGCCAAACACAAACCTCTACtctacaatttattttgtctCTCCCCACCTTAATCCTACTCATaattctgtttttcttttttttttgcaatccAACACCcatcatttttagttttttattttttatttttttgtgtgggTGGGAAATTCTAAACtcaaattaaaagagagagcTGTTTTCCAGCCAAGGCTAATGAATGTGTCTGGTCAGGCccaagaatttcttttttttgggttaatttgATGAGGAAAAATGTGAATCCGCATGAAGAAAACGACGGCATTCATTTATAggcttgaaaatgaaaacgtCAATGTGGTTCATGATAAGTCGTGAGAAGATTACCAGATTTTGGCACAAAATCTAGACAAAGGAAAAACGTATGGAGAAATCGAAAAGATTGACCAACAACTcttatgtatgtatgtttgaaattcaaaaatgCTGAAGGTAGGGAGTGGTGATAGTGTTAATAACAATATGCCTTTTCCCCGACCTCATAAATGCATATTGAAGGCTCCAGATTTGCT
This genomic window from Sesamum indicum cultivar Zhongzhi No. 13 linkage group LG12, S_indicum_v1.0, whole genome shotgun sequence contains:
- the LOC105175337 gene encoding ankyrin repeat domain-containing protein 13C; translated protein: MTASSSSTMATLIRPQDYAHSPLHYALALADHATLNKILSTLPKLCDPIRIQSESQSLAQEHLAEQISAALDRRDNPLKETPLHLAVRLNDPTAARALAAAGANISLQNAAGWNPLQEALLRRCPEIVAPLVQHHHLSAWSKWRRRLPRLVAGLRRMRDFYMEISFHFESSIVPFVGKIAPSDTYKIWKRDGNLRADTSLAGYDGLKIQRANQSFLFLNDFDYDNTTDIDVPQGSLLILNHDEKKIYDAFENAGNPLSDSDISSFCNQTSVYRPGMDVTKAELVGRTNWRRQDKMENVGEWKARVYEMHNVTFTFRSRKVNAAEHKEDAFSPTCVLPLEIDEESDDGFIVAENPRYSVCNDRQRRHSSFVREEREFVTVSRKSVDIIPVDSRRRAAPPYAGDRLVAPPPTKEKEYAKSLRPMVWLTEQFPLKTEELLPLLDILVNKVKAVRRMRELLTTTFPPGTFPVKVAIPVVPTVRVVITFTKFVELQPVEKFYTPLSSPRQFVNGRGSEEESTSGDNDSYFSFSSSWLRDGSQLRQSSSSGQGAVDPFAIPSGYSWSSFDEKNRKMKKSKSTRRTK
- the LOC105175338 gene encoding autophagy-related protein 8C-like isoform X2, which translates into the protein MAKSSFKLDHPLERRQAESTRIREKYPNRIPVIVEKAERSDVPDIDKKKYLVPANLTVGQFVYVVRKRIKLSAEKAIFVFVTNMLPPTASLMSAIYDEYKDEDGFLYMTYSGENTFGVRGDTVSVNSILNVNISSMH
- the LOC105175338 gene encoding autophagy-related protein 8C-like isoform X1; this translates as MRKIMRDRNSNPAMAKSSFKLDHPLERRQAESTRIREKYPNRIPVIVEKAERSDVPDIDKKKYLVPANLTVGQFVYVVRKRIKLSAEKAIFVFVTNMLPPTASLMSAIYDEYKDEDGFLYMTYSGENTFGVRGDTVSVNSILNVNISSMH